The DNA sequence AGCTCTATCAACTGCCCGACCAGCAATTTGCCAACCTGTACTGGTTCCGCGCCGACTGGTTCGAGCGTGCGGACTTGAAGGCCAAGTTCAAGGAAAAATACGGCTACGAGCTGGGCGTACCGGTGAACTGGTCGGCCTATGAAGACATCGCCAAGTTCTTCTCCGAAGACGTCAAGGAAATCGACGGTAAGCGCGTCTACGGGCACATGGATTACGGCAAGAAAGACCCGTCCCTGGGCTGGCGCTTCACTGATGCCTGGTTCTCCATGGCCGGTGGCGGCGACAAGGGCCTGCCCAACGGCTTGCCGGTGGACGAGTGGGGGATTCGCGTCGAAGACTGCCATCCGGTCGGTTCCAGCGTGACCCGTGGCGGCGACACCAACGGCCCGGCGGCCGTGTTCGCGACCACCAAATACGTGGAGTGGATGAAGAAGTACGCGCCACCGGAAGCGGCGGGCATGACCTTCTCCGAGTCGGGTCCGGTGCCGTCCCAGGGCAACATCGCCCAGCAGATTTTCTGGTACACCGCCTTCACCGCCGACATGACCAAACCAGGCCTGCCGGTGATGAACGCCGATGGCACGCCAAAATGGCGCATGGCGCCGTCGCCGCGTGGTCCGTACTGGGAAGAGGGCATGAAGCTGGGTTATCAGGACGTGGGTTCCTGGACCTTCCTCAAGTCCACGCCTGAGAAACAAAGACTGGCGGCCTGGCTCTACGCGCAGTTCGTGACGTCGAAAACCGTGTCGCTGAAGAAAACCATCGTTGGCCTGACGCCGATTCGTGAGTCGGACATCAACTCCCAGGCGTTGACCGACCTGGCGCCGAAACTCGGTGGCCTGGTGGAGTTCTACCGCAGCCCGGCCCGCGTGCAGTGGACCCCGACCGGGACCAACGTGCCGGACTATCCGCGTCTTGCGCAACTGTGGTGGAGCCACATCGCCGAAGCTGCCAGCGGTGAGAAAACCCCGCAACAGGCCCTCGACGGTTTGGCCAAGGATCAGGACGCGATCATGACTCGTCTGGAACGCTCCAAGGCCCAGGCCACTTGCGCACCGAAAATGAACCCTGAACGCGACGCGCAATACTGGTTCGACCAGCCGGGCGCACCGAAGCCGAAACTGGCGAACGAGAAGCCTAAAGGCGAAACGGTGAACTACAACGAGCTGCTGAAATCGTGGGAGGCGGCCCGCAAATAAACCTGCATCTGCAATGAATGAACGGCACCGAAAGGTGCCGTTTTTGTTTGCGACACCGGGACTCTACCGCCTCTTGTGGTGACCCCATACCGGGCTTCAGCGAGCAGAATACAGCGTTCGACACAGATCCCCTGTGGGAGCGAGCTTGCCCGCGAAGGCGTCGGCACATCCAACATCACTGCAAGCTGACCCACCGCTATCGCGAGCAAGCCCGCTCCCACAGGGGATTTGTGGTGCACGCAAGGTCATTGAACGACTCGAAACCAGTGTGGGAGCGGGCTTGCTCGCGAAGGCGCCGGCACATCCAACATCGCTGCAAGCTGACCCACCGCTATCGCGAGCAAGCCCGCTCCCACAGGGGATTTGTGGTGCACGCAAGGTGATTGAACGACTCGAAACCAGTGTGGGAGCGGGCTTGCCCGCGAAGGCGTCGGTACATCCAGCATCGCTGCAAGCTGACCCACCGCTATCGCGAGCAAGCCCGCTCCCACAGGGATTTGTGGTGCACGCAAGGTCATTGAACGACTCGAAACCAGTGCGGGAGCGGGCTTGCCCGCGAAGGCGTCGGTACATCCAACATCACTGCAAGCTGACCCACCGCTTTCGCGAGCAAGCTCGCTCCCACAGGGGATTTGTGGTGCACGCAAGGTCATTGAACGACTCGAAACCAGTGTGGGAGCGGGCTTGCCCGCGAAGGCGTCGGTACATCCAACATCACTGCAAGCTGACCCACCGCTTTCGCGAGCAAGCTCGCTCCCACAGGGGATTTGTGGTGCACGCAAGGTGATTGAACGACTCGAAACCAGTGTGGGAGCGGGCTTGCCCGCGAAGGCGTCGGCACATCCAACATCGCTGCAAGCTGACCCACCGCTTTCGCGAGCAAGCCCGCTCCCACAGGGGATTTGTGGTGCATGCAAGGTCATTGAACGACTCGAAACCAGTGTGGGAGCGGGCTTGCCCGCGAAGGCGTCGGCACATCCAACATCGCTGCAAGCTGACCCACCGCTTTCGCGAGCAAGCCCGCTCCCACAGGGGATTTGTGGTGCATGCAAGGTCATTGAACGACTCGAAACCAGTGTGGGAGCGGGCTTGCTCGCGATTGCGTCGGTACATCCAACATCGCTGCAAGCTGACCCACCGCTATCGCGAGCAAGCCCGCTCCCACAGGGGATTTGTGGTGCACGCAAGGTGATTGAACGACTAGAAACCAGTGTGGGAGCGGGCTTGCCCGCGAAGGCGTCGGCACATCCAACATCGCTGCAAGCTGACCCACCGCTTTCGCGAGCAAGCCCGCTCCCACAGGGGATTTGTGGTGCATGCAAGGTCACTGAACGACTCGAAACCAGTGTGGCAGCGGGCTTGCCCGCGAAGGCGTCGGCACATCCAACATCGCTGCAAGCTGACCCACCGCTATCGCGAGCAAGCTCGCTCCCACAGGGGATTTGTGGTGCACGCAAGGTCATTGAACGACTCGAAACCGGTGTGGGAGCGGGCTTGCTCGCGATAGCGTCGGCACATCCAACATCACTGCACGCTGACCCACCGCTATCGCGAGCAAGCCCGCTCCCACAGGGGATTTGTGGTGCATGCAAGGTCATTGAACGACTCGAAACCAGTGTGGGAGCGGGCTTGCCCGCGAAGGCGTCGGTACATCCAACATCACTGCAAGCTGACCCACCGCTATCGCGAGCAAGCTCGCTCCCACAGGGGATTTTGAGTGTACGCAAGGTGATTGAACGACTCGAAACCAGTGTGGGAGCGGGCTTGCCCGCGAAGGCGTCGGTATATTCAACATCGCTGCAAGCTGACCCACCGCTATCGCGAGCAAGCCCGCTCCCACAGGGGATTTGTGGTGCATGCAAGGTCATTGAACGACTCGAAACCAGTGTGGGAGCGGGCTTGCCCGCGAAGGCGTCGGCACATCCAACATCACTGCAAGCTGACCCACCGCTATCGCGAGCAAGCTCGCTCCCACAGGGGATTTTGAGTGTACGCAAGGTGATTGAACGACTAGAAGCCAGTGTGGGAGCGGGCTTGCCCGCGAAGGCGTCGGCACATCCAACATCGCTGCAAGCTGACCCACCGCTTTCGCGAGCAAGCCCGCTCCCACAGGGGATTTGTGGTGCACGCAAGGTCATTGAACGACTCGAAACCAGTGTGGGAGCGGGCTTGCCCGCGAAGGCGTCGGCACATCCAACATCGCTGCAAGCTGACCCACCGCTTTCGCGAGCAAGCCCGCTCCCACACTGGATCTTCAGCGGGCAGAAAGCTCCCACAGGATCTGTGGATCAGCCAGCCTTGGCCGGGCTTGCCTGGGTGGTTCCAGCCATCGGCGATGGCGCCGGTTTCATCAGGGCATCCAGTGCCTGGCGGTAGGTTCGGCCCGCCAGGCTCATGCTGTTGTTGTGCGTCGCGCCGGGCACCAGCAACAGACGCTTGGGCTCTTGGGCGGCGTTGAACAGTTGTTCGCTGAAACGCGGTGGGACGTAGCGGTCGGCGGAGCCATGCACCACCAGCAATGGCATGTTGATCTCATGGATTTTGTCGATCGAGTCGAACTTCTGCGACAGCAGCCAGCGCACCGGCAGGGAGGTGTTCGCCATGGCGGTTGCCACATCGCCCAGGGATGTGAACGTGGATTCGATGACCAAGCCGCGGGCCGGGACGATGCTGCCGTCTTTGGCTGCCTTTTGGCCAAGTTCCGCCGCGAGGTCCACGGCCACGGCGCCGCCCAGGGAGTGGCCGTAGATCAGCCGCCGGGCCGGATCCGGTTGCAGCACTTCAAGACGCTTCCAGGCGATACGCGCGTCTTCGTAGACGCTGGCTTCCGACGGTAGATTGCCCTGGCTTTTGCCGAAGCCACGGTAGTCGATAGCCAGCACCGAAAAACCCAGGGCCCGCAACTGCTGGATACGAAACAACTGGCCGGTCAAATTCCAGCGCACACCATGCAAATACAAAATCGCCGGCGCGTTTTTTTGTTCGGCCGGCCACCACCAGCCGTGGATATTTTCCCCAGCCTTGAAGTTTTTTGGCTTGAGATCGAACTCCTGCACACCGCTGGGCAAACCACTGAACCAGGTCGCCGTGCCCGGCTCGATCCGAAAGACCAACTCCCGCTCCTTGTGCTGCAAAACAGCGCAGCCCACCGGCAGGCCGCCCACTAATGCGCCCATGCACAGCCAGGCCAACCAGCGGCGTTTCAGGCCAGAAAGTAAGAGTGAAGACATCGATGCCATTCGCTAGTCGAAACCGAAGATGCCTTGTAGCAGATTCTCTGAGAACGGCGCAGGGATTTTCGACTGTTATTCGTCTGAAGCGCGCTTTTCGGCGTTGGAAAATCCCCAATCCCTGTGCCTTACTCCCTATTCCTTTGAGGAGGACGATGCCGTCGTCGCGGTCGGTTTGGGCCGGCGCTTGCCAAGCCACGGCTTCAAGCTTTTCCATAGCCGCAAGGCAGTTCCCAGGAGCAAGCCACCGGGCTGCCATGAATAAAAACTCCAGCGCCAGTGTTCCAGTTGGCCGGTCATGCGTTCGTGTAACTGATGGCTGGAGTTCTCC is a window from the Pseudomonas brassicacearum genome containing:
- a CDS encoding extracellular solute-binding protein; protein product: MFDKNNKLRHSVSLAAVLALSGLSAVAWADAYEDAAKKWIGSEFKPSTLTADQQLEELKWFIKAAQPFRGMKINVVSETIATHEYESKVLAKAFSEITGIQLTHDLLQEGDVVEKLQTQMQSDKNIYDGWVNDSDLIGTHFRYGKTESITDLMANEGKDFTSPTLDLKDFIGTSFTTAPDGKLYQLPDQQFANLYWFRADWFERADLKAKFKEKYGYELGVPVNWSAYEDIAKFFSEDVKEIDGKRVYGHMDYGKKDPSLGWRFTDAWFSMAGGGDKGLPNGLPVDEWGIRVEDCHPVGSSVTRGGDTNGPAAVFATTKYVEWMKKYAPPEAAGMTFSESGPVPSQGNIAQQIFWYTAFTADMTKPGLPVMNADGTPKWRMAPSPRGPYWEEGMKLGYQDVGSWTFLKSTPEKQRLAAWLYAQFVTSKTVSLKKTIVGLTPIRESDINSQALTDLAPKLGGLVEFYRSPARVQWTPTGTNVPDYPRLAQLWWSHIAEAASGEKTPQQALDGLAKDQDAIMTRLERSKAQATCAPKMNPERDAQYWFDQPGAPKPKLANEKPKGETVNYNELLKSWEAARK
- a CDS encoding alpha/beta hydrolase — its product is MSSLLLSGLKRRWLAWLCMGALVGGLPVGCAVLQHKERELVFRIEPGTATWFSGLPSGVQEFDLKPKNFKAGENIHGWWWPAEQKNAPAILYLHGVRWNLTGQLFRIQQLRALGFSVLAIDYRGFGKSQGNLPSEASVYEDARIAWKRLEVLQPDPARRLIYGHSLGGAVAVDLAAELGQKAAKDGSIVPARGLVIESTFTSLGDVATAMANTSLPVRWLLSQKFDSIDKIHEINMPLLVVHGSADRYVPPRFSEQLFNAAQEPKRLLLVPGATHNNSMSLAGRTYRQALDALMKPAPSPMAGTTQASPAKAG